Proteins encoded by one window of Haematobia irritans isolate KBUSLIRL chromosome 2, ASM5000362v1, whole genome shotgun sequence:
- the LOC142224729 gene encoding uncharacterized protein LOC142224729 codes for MSRVSQSHRGITWGLQGNLCDLDYADDICLIAHKGTEIQGMLNDLNKYAVTAGMSINIQNTKAMRINASNNDTIAVDRKPIENVNTFCYLGSIITSDGGTSEDIKNRLNKGRAAFAPLEKAFQVFINRCLRKIVRIFWPNTITKEELWRTTEQQPALLEIEEENGCGSGIP; via the exons ATGTCACGAGTATCTCAGAGTCACAGAGGAATAACCTGGGGACTACAAGGAAACCTCTGCGATCTCGACTACGCCGACGATATTTGCCTTATTGCGCATAAGGGCACAGAAATCCAAGGTATGCTGAACGATCTTAATAAGTATGCGGTGACTGCTGGAATGTCCATAAATATCCAAAACACAAAAGCCATGCGAATCAATGCGAGCAACAATGATACAATTGCAGTAGATCGGAAGCCAATTGAAAATGTAAACACATTCTGCTACTTGGGAAGCATTATAACATCCGATGGTGGTACATCTGAAGATATAAAAAATCGTCTCAATAAGGGCCGAGCCGCTTTCGCGCCCTTAGAGAAG GCTTTTCAAGTATTTATTAATCGCTGCCTAAGGAAAATAGTACGAATATTTTGGCCAAATACTATCACAAAGGAAGAACTATGGCGTACCACCGAGCAGCAACCTGCATTATTGGAAATTGAAGAAGAAAATGGATGTGGATCGGGCATACCCTAA